The Planococcus liqunii genome includes a region encoding these proteins:
- a CDS encoding glycoside hydrolase family 43 protein yields the protein MTTIQNPILTGFNPDPSICRVGEDYYIAVSTFEWFPGVGIYHSKDLKNWRLISRPLNRLSQLNMMGNPNSGGVWAPALSYSDGQFWLIFTDVKVTEGQWKDCHNYLVTCDTIDGEWSEPIYLNSSGFDPSLFHDESGTKYLVNMYWDHRMGHHNFYGISLQEYSVEEQKLIGKSEIIFKGTDVALVEAPHLYKIGDYYYLLTAEGGTKYDHQATIARSKDLRGPYEVHPENPLITSFFSPRNPLQKSGHASLVQTHTDEWFLVHLTGRPLSRTGQALLDPRGFCPLGRETAIQRVEWKNDWPYVVGGNAPSLEIEGPAIEEVQWEPDFPEKDDFDSETLNPHFQTLRIPLGENIVSLKENPGHLRLRGKESLTSKFTQAFVARRWQHFHFTAETKVAFNPDTFQQAAGLVNYYNTENWTALQITWNEEKGRVLDVMVCDNFAFDQPLQGNEIVIPDEVKYVHMKVDVTADIYRYSYSFDGENWILIPIRFGSHKLSDDYIQGGGFFTGAFVGMQCQDTSGQNLPADFDYFIYKANE from the coding sequence ATGACAACGATTCAAAATCCCATTTTAACAGGATTCAACCCAGACCCGAGCATTTGCCGGGTAGGAGAAGATTATTACATTGCCGTGTCTACCTTTGAATGGTTCCCCGGCGTCGGCATTTACCACTCGAAAGATTTGAAAAACTGGCGTTTGATTTCGCGTCCCTTGAACCGGCTGAGCCAGTTGAATATGATGGGCAACCCGAATTCCGGCGGCGTATGGGCTCCAGCCCTTTCTTATAGCGACGGCCAGTTCTGGCTCATTTTCACGGACGTCAAAGTGACCGAAGGCCAGTGGAAAGACTGCCACAACTACCTCGTGACATGCGACACAATTGACGGCGAGTGGTCAGAACCAATCTATTTGAATAGCTCCGGATTCGACCCTTCCCTGTTCCACGACGAATCCGGCACGAAATATCTCGTGAATATGTATTGGGATCACCGCATGGGCCATCACAACTTTTACGGCATTTCGTTGCAGGAATACAGCGTTGAGGAACAAAAGCTCATTGGCAAATCCGAAATCATTTTCAAAGGAACCGATGTGGCGCTTGTTGAAGCCCCTCACCTTTATAAAATCGGCGACTATTATTATTTATTGACGGCTGAAGGCGGCACGAAATACGATCACCAGGCGACGATTGCCCGCTCGAAAGATTTGCGCGGACCGTACGAAGTGCATCCGGAAAACCCGTTGATCACGTCGTTTTTCTCACCGCGAAACCCGCTGCAAAAATCGGGTCATGCATCCCTTGTCCAGACGCATACCGATGAATGGTTCCTGGTGCATTTGACGGGACGCCCGTTGTCGAGAACAGGCCAAGCCCTGCTCGACCCGCGCGGCTTCTGCCCGCTTGGGCGCGAAACGGCGATCCAGCGTGTGGAATGGAAAAACGACTGGCCGTATGTCGTCGGCGGCAACGCACCTTCGCTCGAAATCGAAGGGCCGGCGATTGAAGAAGTCCAATGGGAACCCGATTTCCCGGAGAAAGACGATTTTGATTCGGAAACTTTGAATCCGCATTTCCAGACATTGCGCATTCCGCTTGGCGAAAACATTGTTTCGTTGAAAGAGAATCCAGGCCATCTGCGCCTGCGCGGCAAAGAATCGCTGACGTCAAAATTCACGCAGGCATTTGTCGCAAGGCGCTGGCAGCATTTCCACTTTACGGCGGAAACGAAAGTCGCCTTCAATCCGGATACATTCCAGCAAGCAGCCGGCCTCGTCAACTACTACAACACCGAAAACTGGACGGCTTTGCAAATTACGTGGAACGAAGAAAAAGGACGCGTCCTTGATGTCATGGTATGCGACAATTTTGCATTCGACCAGCCTTTGCAAGGCAATGAAATCGTCATCCCTGATGAAGTGAAGTATGTGCATATGAAAGTGGACGTGACGGCGGACATTTACCGGTACTCCTATTCATTCGACGGCGAGAACTGGATCTTGATTCCGATCCGTTTCGGTTCGCACAAGCTGTCGGACGATTACATCCAAGGCGGCGGCTTTTTTACCGGCGCATTTGTCGGCATGCAGTGCCAGGACACATCTGGCCAAAACTTGCCGGCTGATTTTGATTACTTTATCTACAAAGCGAACGAATAA
- a CDS encoding ROK family protein, with product MKIGMNQTWNHHVVKEGNKSLVLDKIKNDYPISRAAVASQTGLNKGTVSSLVNDLLEDHLIFESGPGESSGGRRPVMLLFNGTAGYTIGIDLGVNYLLGILSDLEGNVVSQKEARYKKMSYEAIEAKLFETIDELMAAAPESPHGIVGIGVGVPGIVDKGGEILLAPNLNWKNLNLKNILEEKYEFPVIIENEANAGAYGEKKFGAGKECENIIYVSAGIGIGVGLILNGSLYKGANGFSGEMGHMTIQIDGPKCRCGNQGCWELFASEQALIDRAEKMGISPEQADFDLSDLLKLAEQGDEQTIELFEQTGDYLGVGINNIINTFNPQQVIIGNRMATSKEWLEKSLTNRVANQALWFQQNDLQINFSELSTLSTALGVAAFSIENFLSVCMQPKLVLR from the coding sequence ATGAAAATAGGCATGAACCAAACGTGGAACCATCATGTTGTAAAAGAAGGAAATAAATCTTTGGTGCTCGACAAAATCAAAAATGACTACCCGATTTCACGGGCGGCCGTCGCTAGCCAGACCGGTTTGAACAAAGGCACCGTCTCTTCCCTCGTCAACGACTTATTGGAAGACCATTTGATCTTTGAGTCCGGCCCCGGAGAATCAAGCGGCGGCAGACGGCCCGTCATGCTGCTGTTCAACGGAACGGCCGGCTATACCATCGGCATCGATCTTGGCGTCAATTATTTGCTCGGCATCCTTTCTGACCTTGAAGGAAATGTCGTCAGCCAAAAAGAAGCCCGCTACAAGAAAATGTCCTATGAAGCGATTGAAGCAAAGCTGTTCGAAACCATCGATGAACTGATGGCTGCCGCTCCCGAAAGCCCTCACGGCATTGTCGGCATTGGCGTCGGCGTACCAGGAATTGTCGACAAAGGCGGCGAAATTCTTCTGGCACCGAACTTGAATTGGAAAAACCTGAACTTGAAAAACATCCTGGAGGAGAAATACGAGTTTCCGGTCATCATCGAAAACGAAGCGAATGCCGGTGCTTACGGCGAGAAAAAGTTCGGCGCCGGCAAAGAATGCGAAAACATCATTTATGTTTCAGCCGGAATCGGAATCGGCGTCGGGTTGATCTTGAACGGTTCTTTGTATAAAGGCGCCAACGGATTTTCAGGCGAAATGGGCCATATGACAATCCAGATTGACGGCCCGAAATGCCGTTGCGGCAATCAAGGCTGTTGGGAGCTGTTTGCTTCAGAGCAAGCGTTGATCGACCGCGCCGAAAAAATGGGCATCTCCCCGGAACAAGCCGATTTCGACTTATCGGATCTGTTAAAGCTTGCCGAGCAAGGCGACGAACAAACCATTGAACTGTTCGAACAGACCGGTGATTATTTAGGCGTCGGCATCAACAATATCATTAATACGTTTAACCCGCAGCAAGTGATCATAGGCAACCGGATGGCGACATCGAAAGAATGGCTGGAAAAATCCTTGACGAACCGGGTCGCGAACCAGGCGCTTTGGTTCCAGCAAAATGATTTGCAAATCAATTTTTCGGAGCTTAGCACGCTTTCCACCGCTCTTGGCGTAGCCGCTTTCTCCATTGAGAACTTCTTAAGCGTCTGCATGCAGCCGAAATTGGTCTTGCGATAA
- a CDS encoding extracellular solute-binding protein, giving the protein MKFKKPLTIALSAVVSTMLLAGCSSDEKESANANGDTEIKFMHLWPEGSSKKHYDVVNNIIADYEKENEGVNVDLEVLSNEQYKDKLRVLSTSKELPDVGLTWSAGFLEPYVGGNMFAPLDDVIESDLKDAFVPGTAEAYALDGKTYGLPLELNIVTLYYNDKMFKEHGLEAPKTYEELLNVVKEFRADGVQPIALGNRDSWTGSMWYMYLADRIAGAEGLNKAIDRSGSFEDPALVKAAEEVQTLVDAGAFVDGFNGLADEEAKSMFMSGQAPMYLIATWDLPNYTTNEDVPQEFRDSVQYLKFPTVEGNGDMNSYVGGPGVGLFVAEDSEVKEEAKDFAAYFVKEWGEKAVTEAGVIPATKVDAESLDLPQMYTDILNELNNASNITLFADVQMSPGVAQTHLDSIQALFGKEMTPEEFGKAHEDALSK; this is encoded by the coding sequence ATGAAGTTTAAGAAACCGCTTACAATCGCTTTGTCCGCAGTTGTTTCTACAATGTTGTTGGCAGGATGTTCGTCCGACGAAAAAGAATCAGCAAATGCAAATGGGGATACTGAAATAAAATTTATGCACCTATGGCCTGAGGGAAGTTCGAAAAAGCATTATGACGTTGTCAATAACATCATTGCCGATTACGAAAAAGAAAACGAAGGCGTGAATGTAGATTTGGAAGTGTTGAGCAACGAACAATACAAAGACAAGCTTCGTGTTCTCTCCACCTCAAAAGAATTGCCGGATGTCGGGCTTACTTGGTCAGCAGGGTTCCTTGAGCCGTACGTTGGCGGAAACATGTTCGCACCGCTTGACGATGTAATCGAATCAGATTTGAAAGATGCGTTCGTTCCAGGGACTGCCGAAGCGTATGCTTTGGACGGGAAAACTTATGGTCTTCCATTAGAACTGAACATTGTAACGCTTTACTATAACGATAAAATGTTCAAAGAGCATGGCCTTGAAGCACCAAAAACGTATGAAGAATTATTGAATGTCGTGAAAGAATTCCGTGCAGACGGCGTCCAGCCGATTGCTTTAGGAAACCGCGATTCCTGGACAGGATCTATGTGGTATATGTACCTGGCTGACCGCATTGCCGGTGCTGAAGGTTTGAACAAAGCCATCGACCGTTCTGGCAGCTTTGAAGATCCAGCGCTTGTGAAAGCGGCTGAAGAAGTGCAGACGCTTGTCGATGCTGGCGCATTCGTTGACGGCTTTAATGGCCTTGCCGATGAAGAAGCGAAATCGATGTTCATGAGCGGCCAGGCGCCAATGTACTTGATCGCAACATGGGATCTTCCGAACTACACGACAAACGAAGATGTACCTCAGGAATTCAGAGATTCCGTACAATACTTGAAATTCCCGACTGTTGAAGGCAATGGCGACATGAACAGCTATGTTGGCGGACCAGGGGTTGGCTTGTTCGTTGCTGAAGACTCTGAAGTAAAAGAAGAAGCGAAAGACTTTGCTGCTTACTTTGTAAAAGAGTGGGGCGAAAAAGCGGTTACAGAAGCTGGCGTAATTCCGGCTACAAAAGTGGACGCTGAGTCACTGGATCTTCCGCAAATGTACACGGATATCTTGAACGAGCTTAACAATGCAAGCAACATCACATTGTTCGCGGATGTCCAAATGAGCCCAGGCGTAGCACAAACGCACTTGGATTCCATCCAGGCATTGTTCGGGAAAGAAATGACTCCGGAAGAATTCGGAAAAGCCCATGAAGATGCGCTTTCCAAATAA
- a CDS encoding carbohydrate ABC transporter permease — MNKVMSNKLFIGFYIAPALLLITVLIFIPLGLSGYYGLMEWDGIGAKTFIGLDNYIAGIQDKLFWNSALHSFLLALFSALSLAVYLVVSFILASKIKGADLLRKIYLIPMLLSSVAIAQLWVKVYNPSNGILNAFLVQIGVENPPAWLANPSIVLFAIFVPILWQYAGFYILIYYAALKNIPESLIEAARIDGATPFQIATRIKLPLIKEVVSVTIVLAIVGSLKYFDLIYVMTAGGPNGASEVMASYMYKLAFSSYNFGYGSAIGFLLLIITLIVTFIIRKATETKERIEY; from the coding sequence ATGAACAAAGTCATGTCCAATAAATTATTTATCGGATTTTATATTGCGCCGGCTCTGTTGCTGATCACCGTCTTGATCTTTATTCCACTCGGCTTGTCCGGATATTACGGATTGATGGAATGGGACGGCATTGGCGCAAAGACATTTATCGGACTGGATAATTATATTGCGGGGATTCAGGACAAGCTGTTCTGGAACAGTGCGCTGCACTCGTTTTTGCTGGCTCTTTTCTCAGCATTAAGTTTGGCCGTTTATTTGGTTGTGTCGTTCATTTTGGCTTCAAAAATCAAAGGCGCGGACCTGCTGCGCAAAATTTATTTGATTCCGATGCTGTTATCCTCTGTAGCGATCGCCCAGCTGTGGGTGAAAGTCTATAACCCTTCGAATGGTATTTTAAATGCGTTCCTTGTCCAAATCGGAGTGGAAAACCCACCTGCTTGGCTCGCGAATCCATCGATAGTGCTGTTTGCGATTTTCGTACCGATTCTTTGGCAGTATGCCGGATTCTACATTTTGATCTATTATGCGGCATTGAAAAACATTCCGGAGTCGCTCATTGAAGCGGCGCGCATTGACGGGGCAACGCCTTTCCAGATTGCCACACGGATCAAACTGCCGCTGATCAAAGAAGTCGTCAGCGTCACCATCGTCCTGGCGATTGTCGGGTCATTGAAATACTTTGATTTGATTTACGTCATGACGGCCGGCGGACCGAACGGCGCCAGTGAAGTAATGGCGTCTTATATGTACAAACTGGCTTTCTCCAGCTATAACTTCGGTTACGGCAGTGCCATCGGCTTCCTGCTTTTGATCATCACGCTGATCGTGACGTTCATTATCCGAAAAGCAACTGAAACAAAAGAAAGAATCGAATATTAA
- a CDS encoding carbohydrate ABC transporter permease, translating to MKRIGYLLLYLSLIVVALFQILPLLWLFAFSLKSNQEIFAGSPFALPTEFRWENYLKVWEGGISTYFFNSVWITLAAIVLTVLFASMATFAITRMRWKLSGLVLGMIMVGLMIPIHSALIPLYSMFLSVNLIDNPLAIVLTYTAYNLPITMMILLGFYYTLPHEIEEAAIIDGCSVNRMFFQVILPMTTPIMATTVVINMIYNWNEFVFVNTFISSEKYKTLTVGIQNFIGQYMTDWGAIGATLIISVLPIIVAFIFFSNKVVEGISSSAVKG from the coding sequence ATGAAGCGCATTGGTTATTTACTTCTCTATTTGTCCCTGATTGTCGTAGCATTATTCCAGATCCTCCCGCTCCTTTGGCTGTTCGCCTTCTCGCTTAAGAGCAACCAGGAAATCTTCGCCGGATCACCGTTCGCTTTGCCGACGGAATTCCGTTGGGAAAACTACCTGAAAGTTTGGGAAGGCGGCATCAGCACGTATTTCTTCAACAGTGTTTGGATCACCTTAGCGGCTATTGTTTTGACGGTGTTGTTTGCCAGCATGGCTACGTTCGCGATTACGCGCATGCGATGGAAATTGAGCGGATTGGTGCTCGGCATGATCATGGTCGGCTTGATGATTCCGATCCACTCGGCATTGATTCCGCTGTACAGCATGTTCTTGAGCGTCAACTTGATCGACAATCCGCTGGCTATCGTCCTGACGTATACGGCATATAACCTGCCGATCACGATGATGATTCTGCTCGGCTTTTACTACACCTTGCCGCATGAAATCGAAGAAGCGGCAATCATTGACGGCTGTTCAGTGAACCGGATGTTCTTCCAGGTGATCCTGCCGATGACGACGCCGATCATGGCGACAACCGTTGTCATCAACATGATCTACAACTGGAACGAATTCGTTTTCGTCAACACGTTCATCAGCTCCGAGAAATATAAGACTTTGACGGTCGGCATCCAAAACTTCATCGGCCAGTACATGACCGATTGGGGCGCAATTGGTGCAACACTGATCATCAGTGTGCTGCCGATTATCGTGGCGTTCATCTTCTTCAGCAATAAAGTCGTGGAAGGGATTTCTTCCAGCGCTGTGAAAGGCTGA
- a CDS encoding YesL family protein — translation MNSTRGFIYSITEWITRFAYVNLLWILFSLLGAVVFGLFPATTAMFAVTRQWLRGNTDEPVLKTFWDYYRKDFWKSNLVGLFVAGIAALIAIDILFIQANGGSGLGWTNVPLFAFMLLFLLFLFYLFPTFVHFDMKPGKVIKNAFLLMLVNPLHSFIILLCLVPLFYIMQLVPALAVIFGGSLYAFITMWVCLHAFDKAQQRSGQVSSE, via the coding sequence ATGAACTCTACCAGAGGTTTTATTTATAGTATTACGGAATGGATTACCCGGTTTGCTTACGTGAACTTGTTATGGATCTTGTTTTCTTTGCTCGGTGCTGTGGTTTTCGGTCTTTTCCCGGCCACGACAGCCATGTTCGCCGTCACCCGGCAATGGCTGCGGGGCAATACGGATGAGCCGGTATTGAAAACGTTTTGGGACTATTACCGGAAAGATTTTTGGAAAAGCAATTTGGTGGGCTTGTTTGTCGCCGGCATCGCCGCTCTTATTGCTATCGACATTCTGTTCATCCAGGCAAACGGCGGCAGTGGGCTAGGCTGGACGAACGTTCCATTGTTCGCTTTTATGCTGCTGTTTCTGTTGTTTCTGTTCTACCTCTTCCCGACATTCGTGCATTTCGACATGAAGCCTGGAAAAGTGATCAAAAATGCGTTTTTGCTCATGCTTGTCAATCCGCTCCACAGTTTCATCATCCTGCTGTGCCTGGTGCCGCTCTTTTACATCATGCAGCTTGTCCCGGCGCTCGCGGTTATTTTCGGCGGCAGTTTGTATGCCTTCATCACCATGTGGGTCTGCCTGCACGCTTTTGACAAAGCACAGCAAAGGAGCGGACAAGTATCCAGCGAATAA
- the xylA gene encoding xylose isomerase — translation MAYFQNINKIKFEGASSTNPFAFKFYNPEEKVGDKTMEEILRYAVSYWHTFTMDGSDPFGAGTMNRAWDKYSGMDLAKARVEASFEFYNKLDVPFFCFHDVDIAPEGSNLRESNQNLDAIVGMIKDYMKDSKAKLLWNTANNFTHPRFIHGAATSSNADVFAYSAAKVKKGLEIGKELGAENYVFWGGREGYETLLNTNMKLELDNLARFYHMAADYAKEIGFDGQFLIEPKPKEPTTHQYDYDVATAHAFLQNYGLQELFKFNIEANHATLAGHTFEHELHYARINNMLGSVDANQGDPLLGWDTDEFPTDLWTTTLAMYEILQNGGLGRGGLNFDAKVRRGSFEPEDLFHAHIAGMDAFAVGLRVAQNLIDDKVLENILDERYSTYNDGIGLDIVSGNTDFHKLEQYAFGLTDIKQTSGRLEQIKATINQYLLQAFAKTASFK, via the coding sequence ATGGCATATTTCCAGAATATTAACAAAATCAAATTTGAAGGGGCTTCTTCCACGAATCCATTCGCGTTTAAATTCTACAATCCGGAAGAAAAAGTCGGCGACAAAACGATGGAAGAAATTCTGCGCTATGCGGTTTCTTACTGGCACACATTCACAATGGATGGCTCAGATCCTTTCGGCGCCGGCACGATGAACCGTGCTTGGGACAAATATTCCGGAATGGATTTGGCGAAAGCGCGCGTTGAAGCTTCGTTCGAGTTTTACAATAAACTGGACGTTCCATTTTTCTGCTTCCATGATGTCGATATCGCACCAGAAGGCAGCAACTTGAGAGAATCCAACCAGAACTTGGATGCCATCGTTGGCATGATCAAGGATTATATGAAAGACAGCAAAGCGAAATTGCTTTGGAATACGGCCAACAACTTCACGCATCCGCGCTTTATTCATGGAGCAGCAACATCAAGCAACGCAGACGTCTTTGCTTATTCTGCAGCGAAAGTGAAAAAAGGCCTGGAAATCGGGAAAGAGCTTGGCGCTGAAAACTATGTGTTCTGGGGCGGCCGCGAAGGCTACGAAACGCTTCTTAACACGAACATGAAATTGGAATTGGATAACCTGGCTCGCTTCTACCATATGGCAGCGGACTATGCGAAAGAAATCGGATTCGACGGCCAGTTCCTGATCGAACCGAAACCAAAAGAGCCGACAACCCACCAATACGATTACGACGTGGCAACGGCTCACGCCTTCCTGCAAAACTACGGTCTTCAAGAACTATTCAAATTCAATATCGAAGCGAACCACGCAACACTTGCGGGCCATACGTTCGAGCACGAACTTCATTATGCCCGCATCAACAATATGCTGGGGTCAGTCGATGCCAACCAAGGCGATCCGCTTCTTGGATGGGATACGGATGAGTTCCCGACAGACCTTTGGACAACGACGCTTGCGATGTACGAAATCCTTCAAAACGGCGGACTTGGCCGCGGCGGGTTGAACTTCGATGCAAAAGTGCGCCGTGGTTCATTCGAGCCAGAAGATTTGTTCCATGCCCATATCGCTGGGATGGACGCATTTGCAGTCGGCCTGCGCGTAGCACAGAACTTGATCGACGACAAAGTGTTGGAAAACATTCTTGATGAGCGCTACAGCACGTATAATGATGGAATCGGCCTGGATATCGTTTCCGGCAACACAGATTTCCACAAACTTGAGCAGTACGCATTTGGCTTGACGGACATCAAACAAACTTCCGGACGCCTGGAGCAAATCAAAGCAACGATCAACCAGTACTTGCTGCAAGCTTTTGCGAAAACAGCAAGCTTCAAATAA
- the xylB gene encoding xylulokinase, which produces MKYVIGVDLGTSAVKILLVDQLGEVVRSVSKSFALTQEKTGYSEQNPQDWVEGTTAGLFDLLSGWNGRAEDIEGISFSGQMHGLVLLDENNDVLRPAILWNDTRTTAECQQIYDAIGEARLLEITKNPALEGFTLPKLLWVKEHEPEIYSRAKAFVLPKDYLRYKMTGQLQMEYSDAAGTLLLDISKKEWSTEICSLLEIDPSLCPPLVYSHEEVGTVKMDYAEITGLRPATRVFAGGADNACGAIGSGILDDGKTLCSIGTSGVVLSYEASDDKDFEGKVHYFNHAAPDVFYTMGVTLAAGYSLTWFKDVFAADESFEDLLADIQSVPAGSNGLLFTPYLVGERTPHADATIRASFIGMDASHQRKDFARAVLEGITFSLNESIDLFRRSGKEIDTIVSIGGGARNEDWLQMQADIFNAKIVRLNSEQGPGMGAAMLAAFGCGWFATLKDCADQFLKEDRQFQPISSNVETYKKLFAIYQDVYGQTKELNKKLLEFRK; this is translated from the coding sequence ATGAAATATGTTATTGGTGTAGATTTAGGAACCAGTGCAGTCAAGATTTTGCTTGTCGACCAACTTGGTGAAGTTGTCCGCAGCGTCTCAAAATCATTTGCACTGACCCAAGAGAAAACAGGTTACAGCGAACAAAATCCGCAGGACTGGGTTGAAGGCACAACGGCTGGACTATTTGATTTGTTAAGCGGCTGGAACGGCCGCGCTGAAGACATCGAAGGCATCAGTTTTTCAGGCCAGATGCACGGGCTTGTGTTGCTGGATGAAAACAATGACGTGCTGCGCCCGGCCATTCTTTGGAATGATACACGGACGACGGCAGAGTGCCAGCAAATCTACGATGCAATCGGTGAGGCACGCTTGCTCGAAATCACCAAGAACCCGGCGCTTGAAGGCTTTACATTGCCGAAACTGCTATGGGTAAAAGAGCATGAGCCGGAAATCTACAGCCGGGCGAAAGCCTTCGTGCTGCCGAAAGATTATTTGCGCTACAAGATGACCGGCCAGCTGCAGATGGAATATTCCGATGCAGCCGGCACGCTCCTGCTGGATATCAGCAAGAAAGAATGGAGCACGGAAATCTGCAGCTTGCTCGAGATTGATCCGTCGCTTTGCCCACCGCTTGTTTATTCGCATGAAGAAGTCGGTACGGTTAAAATGGATTATGCGGAAATCACCGGATTAAGACCTGCAACACGCGTTTTTGCCGGCGGAGCGGATAATGCCTGCGGCGCCATCGGTTCAGGAATTCTGGATGATGGCAAAACCTTGTGCAGCATCGGTACATCTGGTGTAGTTCTGTCCTATGAAGCAAGCGACGACAAAGATTTTGAAGGCAAAGTCCATTACTTTAACCATGCGGCACCGGATGTTTTCTATACCATGGGTGTAACGCTTGCAGCCGGCTATAGCCTGACTTGGTTCAAAGATGTCTTTGCGGCGGATGAATCATTCGAAGATTTGCTCGCCGACATCCAGTCAGTTCCAGCAGGATCAAACGGGCTGTTGTTTACACCGTATTTGGTCGGGGAACGGACGCCTCATGCAGATGCAACCATCCGTGCAAGCTTTATCGGCATGGATGCTTCGCATCAGCGAAAAGACTTTGCGCGTGCAGTGCTTGAAGGGATCACGTTCTCGCTCAATGAATCCATTGATCTTTTCCGCCGCAGCGGCAAAGAAATCGACACCATCGTCTCGATTGGCGGCGGAGCACGCAACGAAGACTGGCTTCAAATGCAAGCCGATATTTTCAATGCAAAAATCGTAAGGCTCAATAGTGAACAAGGTCCAGGCATGGGAGCCGCAATGCTCGCAGCATTTGGGTGTGGATGGTTTGCGACATTGAAGGACTGTGCAGACCAGTTTTTGAAAGAAGACCGCCAGTTCCAGCCGATTTCATCCAATGTGGAAACGTATAAAAAACTGTTCGCCATTTATCAGGACGTATACGGCCAAACAAAAGAGCTGAATAAAAAACTTTTGGAGTTCCGTAAGTAG
- a CDS encoding aldo/keto reductase, which produces MNYRQIGSTDLKVSELSFGTWAIGGSWGTTNDQESLKALDYAMGEGVNFFDTADVYGDGHSEELLAKATKGRHSEIHIATKFCRAGDIHDPKTYSMESVTKYCEDSLRRLEREQLDLFQIHCPPIEILQDGQVFEVLDRLKEQGKIRYYGVSVETVEEGLLCLNNPNVSSLQVIFNLFRQKPLDELFPKAKEQGVGILARVPLASGLLTGKFKANAKFEADDHRNFNRDGAAFNVGETFAGLEFAKGVDLSNQLGWIADGRGNMTRAALKWILEHDAISSVIPGFKTVKQVQDNLKALDAKDFTAEELDKLANFYQQEVHPAIRGPY; this is translated from the coding sequence ATGAATTATCGTCAGATTGGCAGCACCGATTTAAAGGTCAGTGAACTTAGTTTTGGCACATGGGCGATTGGCGGTTCGTGGGGAACCACCAACGACCAGGAGTCATTGAAAGCATTGGATTATGCGATGGGCGAAGGCGTCAACTTTTTCGATACGGCTGACGTATACGGAGACGGCCACAGCGAAGAACTCTTGGCAAAGGCGACCAAAGGCCGCCATTCTGAAATTCACATTGCCACAAAGTTTTGCCGGGCTGGAGACATCCACGACCCGAAAACCTATTCCATGGAAAGCGTCACGAAATATTGCGAAGACAGCTTGAGACGGCTGGAGCGCGAGCAATTGGACTTGTTCCAAATCCATTGCCCGCCGATTGAAATTCTGCAGGATGGCCAAGTGTTTGAAGTGCTTGACCGCTTAAAGGAACAAGGCAAAATCCGCTACTACGGCGTCAGCGTCGAAACGGTTGAAGAAGGCTTGCTGTGCCTGAACAATCCGAATGTCAGCAGTTTGCAGGTTATCTTTAACCTGTTCCGCCAGAAGCCGCTGGATGAGTTATTCCCGAAAGCCAAAGAACAAGGCGTCGGAATCCTGGCGCGCGTACCGTTGGCCAGTGGATTGCTGACAGGGAAGTTCAAGGCGAACGCCAAGTTTGAAGCAGACGACCACCGCAATTTCAACCGCGACGGCGCTGCGTTCAATGTAGGAGAAACATTCGCAGGACTGGAATTCGCCAAAGGCGTCGACCTGAGCAATCAATTAGGCTGGATTGCAGACGGCCGCGGCAATATGACCCGCGCCGCATTGAAATGGATTTTAGAGCACGATGCCATTTCTTCAGTTATTCCAGGCTTTAAAACAGTCAAACAAGTACAAGACAACTTAAAAGCACTCGATGCCAAGGACTTTACTGCAGAAGAGCTGGATAAACTGGCGAACTTCTACCAACAAGAAGTCCACCCGGCAATTCGAGGACCTTATTAA